Proteins encoded by one window of Emticicia oligotrophica DSM 17448:
- a CDS encoding DegT/DnrJ/EryC1/StrS family aminotransferase has translation MINVTKSFLPPIEEYQEIIKGIWENTWLTNNGPLVRELENKLKDYLNVENLLFVGNGTIAIQIALKALELSGEIITTPFSYCATTTSILWENLQPKFVDIEPNTYNINANLIEAAITEKTSGILATHVYGRPCDVEKIEKIAQKYNLKVIYDGAHGFGATYKGKSVLSFGDITTCSFHATKVFHTIEGGSIICNNEDLLKKLAFYRSFGHKNDDYYMMGINGKNSEFHAAMGLCNLPKVADIINNRRIISEKYDSLLNWSKLSRPSNNIEGFTYNYAYYPVILESEEKLLQVTAALKEQEIIPRRYFYPSLNQLPYLDFYNPCPVSENIALRALSLPLYYDLALTDVERITQIINSNL, from the coding sequence ATAATAAACGTAACAAAATCGTTTTTACCCCCAATAGAAGAATACCAAGAGATTATCAAAGGTATTTGGGAAAATACTTGGCTTACGAATAATGGCCCTTTAGTTAGGGAATTAGAAAATAAGCTAAAAGATTATTTAAACGTTGAAAATTTGTTGTTTGTCGGCAATGGAACCATTGCGATACAAATTGCTTTGAAAGCACTTGAACTTTCTGGTGAAATTATCACAACACCATTTTCTTACTGTGCTACCACCACCTCTATTCTTTGGGAAAATCTTCAACCAAAATTCGTTGATATTGAACCAAATACATATAACATAAATGCCAATTTAATCGAAGCTGCTATTACTGAGAAAACAAGTGGTATTTTGGCTACGCACGTTTATGGCAGACCTTGTGATGTTGAAAAAATTGAAAAAATTGCCCAAAAATATAACCTTAAAGTAATCTACGACGGTGCACATGGTTTTGGTGCTACCTACAAAGGCAAATCAGTTCTTTCATTTGGAGATATTACTACTTGTAGTTTCCATGCTACTAAAGTTTTTCACACCATCGAAGGTGGCTCAATTATTTGCAATAATGAGGATTTACTTAAAAAATTAGCCTTTTATAGAAGTTTTGGGCATAAGAATGATGATTATTACATGATGGGAATCAATGGTAAAAACTCAGAGTTTCATGCCGCAATGGGTCTTTGTAACTTACCAAAGGTAGCCGATATCATCAATAATAGAAGAATCATTTCGGAGAAATATGACTCATTATTGAACTGGAGTAAATTGAGTCGCCCATCAAACAATATTGAAGGATTTACGTATAACTATGCTTATTACCCAGTAATTTTAGAATCGGAAGAAAAATTGCTTCAAGTGACTGCGGCTTTGAAGGAACAAGAAATTATACCAAGAAGATATTTTTATCCTTCACTTAATCAACTCCCTTATTTGGACTTTTATAATCCTTGTCCAGTTTCGGAAAATATTGCATTAAGAGCCTTATCTTTACCTCTTTATTATGATTTAGCATTAACTGATGTTGAGCGAATTACACAAATCATCAATAGTAATCTTTAA